Proteins from a single region of Scleropages formosus chromosome 22, fSclFor1.1, whole genome shotgun sequence:
- the cstf1 gene encoding cleavage stimulation factor subunit 1 codes for MYRPKPTLRDRQHLYKLIISQLLYDGYTNIANSLINEVKPQSVVSPSEQLMQLAKMGMENDDSAVQYAIGRSDTVAPGTGIDLEFDADVQTMSPEASEYETCYVTSHKGPCRVATYSRDGQLIATGSADASIKILDTERMLAKSAMPIEVMMNETAQQNMENHPVIRTLYDHVDEVTCLAFHPTEQILASGSRDYTLKLFDYSKPSAKRAFKHIQEAEMLRSISFHPSGDFLLVGTQHPTLRLYDVNTFQCYVSSNPRDQHTDTISGVSYNPSANSYVTCSKDGSVKLWDGVSNRCVATFEKAHDGAEVCSAVFSKNSKYILSSGKDSVAKLWEISTGRTLVKYTGAGLSGRQMHRTQAVFNHTEDYVLLPDERTISLCCWDSRSAERKNLLSLGHNNIVRCIVHSPTNPGFMTCSDDFRARFWYRRTTTD; via the exons ATGTACCGGCCCAAGCCCACGTTGAGGGACCGGCAGCACCTCTACAAGCTGATCATCAGCCAGCTGCTATACGACGGCTACACAAACATCGCCAACAGCCTCATCAACGAGGTGAAGCCGCAGAGTGTCGTGTCCCCGTCCGAGCAACTCATGCAACTCGCCAAGATGG GGATGGAGAACGACGACAGCGCGGTGCAGTATGCCATCGGCCGCTCGGACACGGTGGCGCCCGGGACGGGGATTGACTTGGAGTTTGACGCGGATGTGCAGACCATGTCGCCCGAGGCCTCGGAGTACGAGACCTGCTATGTGACCTCGCACAAGGGGCCGTGTCGCGTGGCTACCTACAGCCGCGATGGACAGCTCATTGCCACGGGCTCGGCTGACGCCTCCATCAAAATCCTCGACACGGAGCGCATGCTGGCAAAGAGCGCTATGCCCATCGAG GTGATGATGAACGAGACGGCCCAGCAGAACATGGAGAACCACCCTGTGATCCGAACACTCTACGACCACGTGGATGAGGTCACCTGTCTGGCGTTTCATCCAACTGAGCAGATACTCGCCTCAGGATCTCGGGATTATACCCTCAAACTATTTGACTACTCAAAGCCTTCTGCAAAGCGAGCCTTCAAGCACATACAG GAGGCAGAAATGTTGCGCTCCATCTCCTTCCACCCATCAGGCGACTTCCTTCTGGTGGGCACACAGCACCCAACCCTCCGCCTGTATGACGTCAACACTTTTCAGTGCTACGTGTCATCCAACCCCCGCGATCAACACACTGACACCATCTCTGGTGTCAGCTACAACCCCAGCGCAAACAGCTACGTCACTTGCAGCAAGGATGGTAGCGTGAAGCTGTGGGACGGCGTGTCCAACCGTTGCGTTGCCACGTTCGAGAAGGCCCACGATGGGGCCGAGGTCTGCTCCGCCGTCTTCTCCAAGAACTCCAAGTACATCCTGTCCAGCGGCAAAGACTCCGTGGCCAAGCTGTGGGAGATCTCCACTGGCCGCACGCTGGTAAAGTATACAG GTGCGGGCCTGAGCGGCCGGCAGATGCACCGCACACAAGCCGTGTTCAACCACACGGAGGACTACGTTCTGCTGCCCGACGAGCGCACCATCAGCCTGTGCTGCTGGGACTCGCGTTCTGCCGAACGCAAGAACCTGCTTTCGCTGGGCCACAACAACATCGTGCGCTGCATCGTTCATTCACCCACCAACCCAGGTTTCATGACCTGCAGCGACGACTTCCGGGCCCGATTCTGGTACCGGCGCACCACGACCGACTGA
- the LOC108923449 gene encoding uncharacterized protein LOC108923449: METGKQGFVGAPDPSSSVSAQREDIMHGAQTSLSAVYFHALGGLPVYAHGQPPAEQDTVAFPLSAPQLSSKPALSLLTLHVASGVHLQQPAQRLGAVAAAAKPKSAGKHLCPFCGRDCLKPSVLEKHLRCHTGERPYPCTTCGVAFKTQSNLYKHKRTQAHARLSSDSERDSLSSQESVQGSRETSWSAPSLEGQNEGLESFDKDVVSPQNSPSTTSGSPQVLSTQVKAGSDTVWALQQAALVGLILAPMSENQDTLHSLVQNNGQPSSAVLRQDRKEDEERPLLLTQNRHLPLQRQEATLFSRASRGKSQNHDSTDSGFSEGSEQHWTSSPGSALHDHSMESLAESSTEDQEEALAPSELAETGSSGNTKGKVSLLEKRKLEERISRLISENDALVDDKQLENVRPRKTMPSKQGSIDLPMPYTYKDSFHFEMKTSRQTTVVSDWHKSERQVKQALYSSVPTQRSTSLEHAPLARSSSLPFNIGHSGFERVNLSGSCHSQSAQQIGRDIQGHKYPGDLLMRSVDQPISHHRSLVRQKAVDCLSSGESLGVCSLIEESYPSNLGADGDSTDGASESGGGKCRRKKTQKFPYNKWYMYGDGTFRKLYNTEKNSDRNTSKVKKPGISTEQGKGQESQNKDIATFKEPGRSGISTPDSKSHSSVTDSAGSPHGLLPQLPPSGRTDSEQDSSNLSTCLQKPGVRDLGVPAQLGIVKQSSIQMPDKKNDNGGKESNQEQQTLHLPPSQGLHHLPSERKKQRTDKSVHVATKRTDAEEGHSVPPHVIGHVEDNSILSQNRLLTAIKGPASQMFTKVTEQSRADRLPVERMDFSISSIEHHLNQKNVQLSEYPSPSKEVDSRQPGSKLNFLPKYQLKLPQPTESGRLASELPSGTMERNALSSIPGNEEKQTSTPDMVSAEGYTLVQTSMLTSTSSEVHTAKTNPASTDTHTTTPIPNSTERHSGRSITTATLTNTCTGKHLDILTSVSTDSSFVTPAAIAVPICSVGRPTDTTVPFSTESHCDTPASSGATLIPRDTPTSVGFSSFNSNSCFPEGESLVSSHLHPYKGQLTLLNGSPHGAPADTGLFREQRGDIQILLQIVSGDQLSAADVQQEPTQEAISSQDVPKDESKIDEAGGATQKLQKIVCHDMQFLPCIEQKNIDKELAASATGKVLTAPVASSWRTGLEFCQTKQHKQNERPSSRDTIHSSPIAVPLQRCSNASAQTGSTEEVQDRALPSGGAEGSKLSSSQTTEKPNIMPTSTSNTTHQEPSLRKGHPDKTAENRNKTEIKELAEVLTSVPTEESGRPHVPRDLKSSCHQSRQQGFKVDDVNRMPGSSCPYVATTGQQQQLTNFDDLAVILQNPSNAMVMPPSLIDTSRFSLLQQTKHKIFLNCELQHPLQPQFSHQWNSIGCPGGHVASGQPPQNQSRTAITISTDRTDKSGGNGDTDGLSKSQILSTSDPVLCYTDHIISDANPAAVSLQYTRPWLCKETNLFQKNQVKSLPKMQESDRDLSRPICMDSVAFVKPDLQLKNRISTNPLCAALEIAQHSASKPESQPPTTQNVATPEGGRTEKDLREVLVETSSQVSSKAREVGQQGACPAIPSGQQKLIQAGDNSFCPPSTAEITSGSVLVHITSQHKPSHQSSSSSVVDLKTESGNSVNEASDSSQTLPLCSAQGGEVSTSTSVGQGAEIPSFPVLHANPSKSRFLPNSDTCMAVSPRMLPSVKTEAMAATLMTSDVLHQTTLEPWGSTPAHAAGARLLMRSSVMISGDGTQDKSTAPQRQPQDTPQDGRAAGQGEVLLSCYASTSFCTQRKRSNGGTAVCDVKDGRDEPAAELLHGGSPSCGAPQGQQGAQHHSESDRKTGGMEGQDVVGVEGPRGGKKTPGDGPNGCKSCSSQRCSTSDTTVSGGHQMPTQVKTALTHTLRPGAQSESAGPRSRNLPVQKEPTSSHAAEEPALSGAAFSCALSDPILSETPGPQDVSCESAESAERTGSVRSHTGPMHCVAAPGMRARGLDRVAKGPTRGAQNVQEDGGDSSSSDDEGKLVIELDVT, translated from the exons atggagaccggGAAGCAAGGCTTTGTTGGAGCCCCAGATCCCAGTAGCTCAGTCTCAGCACAGAGGGAGGACATAATGCACGGAGCTCAAACGTCTCTTTCTGCCGTGTACTTCCATGCTCTGGGGGGGCTCCCAGTGTACGCACACGGGCAGCCCCCCGCCGAGCAGGACACGGTTGCATTTCCTCTGTCAGCACCACAGCTGAGCTCGAAACCGGCCCTTTCCCTTCTGACCCTCCATGTTGCCAGCGGAGTTCACCTCCAGCAGCCAGCTCAACGACTCGGGGCTGTGGCCGCAGCCGCAAAGCCAAAGTCGGCGGGGAAACACTTGTGCCCGTTCTGTGGACGTGACTGCCTAAAGCCCAGCGTCCTGGAGAAGCACCTGCGCTGCCACACCGGGGAGCGGCCGTACCCTTGCACCACCTGCGGTGTGGCCTTCAAGACCCAGAGCAACCTCTACAAGCATAAGCGTACCCAGGCGCACGCCCGCCTGTCCTCCGACTCTGAGCGGGACAGCCTCAGCAGCCAGGAGAGTGTGCAGGGGTCCCGAGAAACCTCCTGGAGCGCGCCTTCCCTGGAGGGGCAGAATGAGGGCTTGGAGAGCTTCGACAAGGATGTTGTTTCTCCTCAGAATTCACCCAGCACCACCAGTGGATCACCCCAGGTTCTTTCAACACAAGTCAAGGCTGGGTCAGACACGGTATGGGCTTTGCAGCAGGCTGCACTGGTTGGGCTCATCCTTGCTCCCATGAGTGAAAACCAGGATACCCTTCATTCCCTAGTCCAGAATAACGGGCAGCCATCGAGTGCAGTGCTCAGGCAAGATAGAAAGGAGGATGAGGAAAGGCCGCTACTACTGACACAAAACCGGCACCTTCCTCTTCAGAGACAGGAGGCCACTTTGTTCTCCCGTGCTTCCAGGGGGAAGTCCCAGAACCACGACAGCACAGACTCGGGCTTTTCGGAGGGCTCCGAGCAGCATTGGACCTCGAGCCCCGGCAGCGCATTGCACGACCACAGCATGGAGTCCCTGGCTGAGTCCAGCACAGAGGACCAGGAGGAAGCCCTGGCACCATCGGAGCTTGCGGAGACCGGGTCCAGCGGCAACACCAAGGGTAAAGTTtctctgctggagaagaggaagcTGGAGGAGCGCATCTCCAGGTTGATATCAGAAAACGACGCCTTGGTGGACGACAAGCAGCTGGAGAATGTGAGGCCGAGAAAGACGATGCCATCCAAGCAAGGCAGCATCGACCTCCCGATGCCCTACACCTACAAGGACTCCTTTCATTTCGAAATGAAGACGAGCAGGCAGACCACTGTGGTCTCAGACTGGCACAAGTCAGAAAGGCAGGTGAAGCAGGCACTATACAGCTCTGTGCCAACGCAGCGATCCACTAGTCTCGAGCATGCTCCTCTGGCCAGGAGCAGCTCCCTGCCCTTCAACATAGGCCACTCTGGGTTCGAAAGGGTCAACCTGTCCGGCTCCTGTCACAGTCAGAGCGCCCAGCAGATTGGAAGGGATATCCAGGGGCACAAATATCCCGGAGATCTTCTCATGAGGTCCGTGGACCAGCCCATTTCACACCACCGATCTCTAGTGCGCCAGAAGGCCGTGGACTGCTTGTCGTCAGGTGAAAGCCTTGGCGTCTGCTCATTGATAGAGGAGAGCTATCCCAGCAATCTTGGAGCAGATGGAGATTCAACTGATGGCGCCAGCGAGTCGGGCGGTGGGAAATGTCGGCGGAAGAAAACACAGAAGTTCCCTTACAACAAATGGTACATGTATGGGGACGGGACCTTCAGGAAACTCTACAACACAGAGAAGAACTCTGACCGAAACACCTCAAAGGTAAAAAAACCTGGGATTAGCACAGAACAGGGAAAGGGGCAGGAGTCCCAGAACAAGGACATTGCGACATTTAAAGAACCTGGCCGTTCAGGAATATCAACCCCAGACTCGAAATCACATTCCAGTGTTACCGACTCTGCAGGTAGCCCACATGGACTTTTGCCACaactgccccctagtggcagAACTGATTCAGAGCAAGACTCTAGCAACCTGAGTACATGCCTCCAAAAGCCAGGAGTGAGGGATCTCGGTGTGCCAGCGCAGTTGGGCATCGTAAAGCAGAGCAGCATCCAGATGCCAGACAAGAAAAATGACAATGGAGGGAAAGAATCCAACCAGGAACAGCAGACTTTGCATCTCCCTCCTTCACAAGGCCTACATCACCTTCCATCTGAAAGGAAGAAACAGAGGACAGATAAAAGTGTGCATGTGGCAACCAAGAGAACTGATGCAGAGGAGGGACACAGTGTTCCGCCACATGTGATCGGTCATGTAGAAGATAACAGTATCCTGAGCCAAAATCGACTCCTCACTGCCATTAAGGGACCTGCTTCTCAGATGTTCACCAAAGTCACAGAACAAAGTAGGGCTGACAGGTTACCAGTTGAAAGAATGGATTTCAGCATCTCTTCCATCGAACACCATCTGAATCAGAAAAATGTTCAGCTCAGTGAGTATCCTTCTCCATCAAAAGAGGTTGATAGTAGACAGCCTGGATCAAAACTCAATTTCCTTCCCAAGTACCAGCTCAAACTGCCACAGCCTACAGAGTCTGGAAGACTGGCTTCTGAGCTCCCTTCAGGTACGATGGAGAGAAATGCTCTTTCAAGCATCCCTGgaaatgaagagaaacaaacatCGACACCGGACATGGTTTCAGCGGAGGGATATACACTTGTCCAAACATCCATGCTCACCTCAACATCTTCAGAGGTACACACTGCCAAAACGAACCCAGCTTCTACCGATAcgcacaccaccacacccattCCAAACTCTACAGAGAGACACTCTGGTAGATCCATCACAACTGCCACGCTGACTAACACGTGTACAGGGAAACACCTTGATATCCTGACCTCGGTATCAACGGATAGCAGCTTTGTCACACCAGCCGCAATTGCCGTACCCATATGTTCTGTAGGGAGACCCACAGACACAACCGTTCCATTCTCCACAGAAAGCCACTGTGATACACCAGCATCTTCAGGAGCCACGCTCATCCCTAGAGATACACCCACTTCAGTCGGTTTTAGCTCTTTTAATTCCAACAGTTGTTTCCCAGAAGGTGAGTCACTGGTTTCCTCTCACCTTCACCCATATAAAGGGCAACTCACATTACTGAACGGTTCACCACATGGAGCTCCTGCAGATACCGGTTTGTTCAGGGAGCAAAGAGGGGACATACAGATACTTCTGCAGATTGTTTCTGGCGATCAGTTGTCAGCTGCGGATGTTCAGCAGGAGCCTACACAGGAGGCTATTTCCAGCCAGGATGTTCCCAAAGACGAATCGAAGATTGACGAAGCAGGCGGTGCCACtcaaaaactacagaaaattGTCTGTCATGACATGCAATTTCTTCCTTGTATTGAACAGAAAAACATCGACAAAGAACTGGCAGCCAGTGCTACTGGTAAGGTGCTGACTGCACCAGTGGCTTCCAGTTGGAGGACTGGGCTGGAGTTCTGTCAAACAAAGCAGCACAAGCAGAATGAAAGACCTTCATCGAGGGACACCATACATTCGAGTCCGATTGCCGTACCTCTGCAGCGTTGCTCAAACGCATCAGCGCAGACAGGCAGTACCGAAGAAGTCCAAGACAGAGCACTTCCTAGCGGTGGTGCAGAAGGTTCAAAACTCAGCTCAAGCCAAACAACAGAGAAACCAAACATCATGCCCACGTCAACCTCAAACACTACACATCAAGAGCCTTCCTTACGCAAGGGTCATCCGGACAAGACAGCAGAGAACaggaacaaaacagaaataaaagagTTGGCAGAAGTTCTCACTTCTGTCCCAACAGAAGAAAGTGGCAGACCGCATGTGCCACGTGACCTGAAATCATCCTGCCACCAAAGCCGTCAACAGGGTTTCAAGGTTGATGATGTCAACAGGATGCCTGGGAGTTCTTGTCCCTATGTGGCTACAACAgggcagcaacagcagcttACTAATTTCGATGATTTGGCTGTAATTTTGCAGAACCCTTCCAACGCCATGGTTATGCCTCCAAGTTTGATTGACACCAGTCGATTTTCTCTCTTGCAACAGACAAAGCACAAAATCTTCCTCAACTGTGAACTCCAACACCCATTGCAGCCACAATTTTCTCACCAGTGGAATTCCATAGGATGTCCTGGTGGACATGTCGCATCAGGTCAACCTCCTCAGAACCAGTCTCGTACCGCAATAACCATAAGCACAGACAGAACTGACAAGTCCGGCGGAAACGGCGACACGGATGGCTTGTCCAAATCACAAATCTTATCCACCTCTGACCCCGTGCTCTGCTACACTGATCATATAATCTCAGATGCAAATCCAGCTGCTGTTTCTCTGCAATACACCAGACCATGGTTATGTAAAGAAACAAATCTTTTCCAGAAAAACCAGGTAAAATCCTTGCCAAAAATGCAAGAATCAGACAGAGATCTGTCCAGACCAATTTGTATGGATTCGGTGGCGTTTGTAAAGCCTGACCTTCAATTAAAGAATCGTATCAGCACTAATCCACTGTGTGCAGCACTTGAAATTGCTCAGCATTCTGCTTCCAAGCCGGAATCACAGCCCCCTACGACTCAAAATGTTGCTACACCAGAGGGAGGTAGAACAGAGAAAGATCTTCGAGAAGTGTTGGTAGAGACATCATCACAGGTTTCTTCCAAAGCTCGAGAAGTTGGGCAACAGGGAGCATGTCCCGCAATACCCTCAGGCCAGCAGAAGCTTATTCAAGCGGGGGACAACTCCTTCTGTCCACCATCTACTGCAGAAATCACCTCAGGAAGTGTGCTGGTCCACATCACCAGCCAACACAAGCCTTCCCATCAAAGCAGTTCCAGCAGTGTTgtggatttaaagactgagagTGGGAACAGTGTAAATGAAGCTTCTGATTCAAGCCAAACCCTACCACTATGTTCTGCACAAGGAGGAGAGGTGTCCACCAGCACCAGTGTTGGACAGGGAGCTGAAATTCCGTCATTTCCCGTCTTGCATGCCAACCCAAGCAAATCCAGATTCCTTCCTAATTCAGACACCTGTATGGCTGTCTCCCCAAGGATGCTTCCATCAGTGAAGACAGAGGCAATGGCAGCTACTCTGATGACTTCTGATGTGCTTCATCAGACAACCCTAGAGCCTTGGGGCTCAACACCAGCACATGCAGCGGGAGCCAGGCTGCTCATGAGGAGCTCTGTGATGATCAGTGGAGATGGAACTCAGGACAAGTCAACTGCTCCACAGCGCCAGCCTCAAGACACTCCTCAGGACGGACGAGCAGCGGGTCAAGGGGAGGTGTTGTTAAGCTGTTATGCTTCCACCTCTTTCTGCACGCAAAGAAAACGGTCAAACGGTGGAACTGCAGTCTGTGATGTCAAAGACGGGCGAGACGAGCCAGCTGCAG AGCTTCTGCATGGAGGTTCCCCTAGCTgcggcgccccccagggacagCAAGGGGCACAGCACCACAGTGAGAGCGATCGAAAGACCGGGGGAATGGAAGGACAG GACGTGGTGGGAGTCGAGGGACCGAGAGGCGGTAAAAAAACTCCGGGTGACGGACCAAACGGATGTAAGAGTTGCTCCTCCCAGCGCTGCTCCACGAGCGACACCACCGTGTCCGGCGGCCATCAGATGCCCACCCAGGTCAAGACCGCTCTGACGCACACGCTACGACCCGGTGCTCAAAGCGAGAGCGCTGGCCCTCGTAGCCGGAACCTTCCGGTGCAGAAGGAGCCCACCTCGTCGCATGCCGCGGAGGAGCCAGCGCTGAGCGGAGCCGCTTTCTCGTGCGCTTTGTCGGACCCCATCCTGAGCGAGACCCCAGGACCCCAGGATGTGAGCTGCGAGTCCGCCGAGAGCGCGGAACGGACCGGATCGGTGCGCTCGCACACCGGCCCAATGCACTGTGTAGCGGCGCCGGGTATGAGAGCCAGGGGCCTAGACAGGGTGGCCAAGGGCCCCACGAGGGGGGCCCAGAACGTTCAGGAGGATGGTGGCGACTCCAGCAGCAGTGACGATGAAGGGAAGCTGGTTATTGAGCTGGACGTGACGTAA